A region from the Sandaracinus amylolyticus genome encodes:
- a CDS encoding OmpP1/FadL family transporter: MRRITTALAALLALLFGSAGTASATPQDLFGLGARTQGLALTGVSYAEDYEATFANPAGLGRARRRGIHVGLSAGAYDLHIDDERFPIDAARGMTIGATLPLPFHDVLQDRLVLGLGVYTPQQVLLRGNVRFPDVPQWPVIERAQSLGIVIGLGIDLHSTVLEGLRLGIGVSAIADVIGELDVRLDETASFSSTVETQLLATFAPLVGASYDVGEWSFGLVYRHELRAKMDLEIRTADLPVTLPVLTVGGIVQYDPGQLAGEVSWRPDPGLRVIANLTWRMWSQYPGAQTATSLSSLSAPDPEFSDTVSPRLAVEGTLRDRRATLHLRGGYALELSPAPDARLAPRRNPDGSAVMNDAVPVRYLDGDRHVVTAGLGLTWDLSARERVRFDLFGQAHFVVDRVHQILRTGAMEAPEGMGMRTGGVILVGGWTIALEF, from the coding sequence ATGCGTCGGATCACGACGGCGCTCGCGGCGCTCCTCGCGCTCCTGTTCGGGAGCGCGGGCACGGCGAGCGCGACCCCACAGGACCTCTTCGGGCTCGGCGCGCGCACCCAGGGGCTCGCGCTCACCGGCGTCTCGTACGCCGAGGACTACGAGGCGACGTTCGCGAACCCGGCCGGGCTCGGTCGCGCGCGTCGCCGCGGCATCCACGTCGGGCTCTCGGCGGGCGCGTACGACCTGCACATCGACGACGAGCGGTTCCCGATCGACGCCGCGCGCGGGATGACGATCGGCGCGACGCTGCCCCTGCCCTTCCACGACGTGCTGCAGGACCGGCTCGTGCTCGGGCTCGGCGTGTACACGCCGCAGCAGGTGCTGCTCCGCGGCAACGTGCGCTTCCCCGACGTGCCGCAGTGGCCGGTGATCGAGCGCGCGCAGTCGCTCGGCATCGTGATCGGGCTCGGCATCGATCTGCACTCGACGGTGCTCGAGGGGCTGCGGCTCGGCATCGGCGTGTCGGCGATCGCCGACGTGATCGGCGAGCTCGACGTGCGGCTCGACGAGACCGCGTCGTTCTCGTCGACGGTCGAGACGCAGCTGCTCGCGACCTTCGCGCCGCTCGTCGGCGCCTCGTACGACGTCGGCGAGTGGTCGTTCGGGCTCGTCTACCGGCACGAGCTGCGCGCGAAGATGGACCTCGAGATCCGCACCGCGGATCTGCCGGTCACGCTCCCGGTGCTGACGGTCGGCGGCATCGTGCAGTACGACCCGGGACAGCTCGCGGGCGAGGTCTCGTGGCGGCCCGATCCCGGGCTGCGCGTCATCGCGAACCTCACGTGGCGCATGTGGAGCCAGTACCCGGGCGCGCAGACCGCGACGAGCCTCTCGTCGCTCTCGGCGCCCGATCCCGAGTTCTCCGACACGGTGTCGCCGCGCCTCGCGGTCGAGGGCACGCTGCGCGATCGCCGCGCGACGCTGCACCTGCGCGGCGGCTACGCGCTCGAGCTGAGCCCCGCGCCGGATGCGCGCCTCGCGCCGCGCCGCAACCCCGATGGCTCCGCCGTGATGAACGACGCGGTGCCGGTGCGTTATCTCGACGGCGATCGCCACGTCGTCACCGCAGGCCTCGGGCTCACGTGGGACCTCTCGGCGCGCGAGCGGGTCCGCTTCGATCTCTTCGGTCAGGCGCACTTCGTCGTCGACCGCGTGCATCAGATCCTGCGGACCGGCGCGATGGAGGCGCCGGAGGGCATGGGGATGCGCACGGGCGGCGTGATCCTGGTGGGTGGATGGACCATCGCGTTGGAATTCTGA